In the Populus trichocarpa isolate Nisqually-1 chromosome 1, P.trichocarpa_v4.1, whole genome shotgun sequence genome, TTTATCAGATCCGTCTCCACTACTATTTAAATAACTGTACCCTTTTATTCTTAATCATTCCATAGAGCAATTTGTGAATAATTCTGATGCTTTGAAAGTTCTGATTGTGTGATCAGATAATGTTTTGTTGTTGCTAGCTGATATCTCTTGTCATTTGTTTAAAAAAGTAGTTTTCCTTTTGTTCTGAAACTTGAGATGGATGATAATTGTTCCATATATTTACAGCTGTTGAAGGATGGATAATTTTGGTGAGTGGAGTGCATGAGGAAGCACAAGATGATCATCTGCAAGAAGCTTTCGGTGAATTTggggaaataaaaaatttgcatTTGAATCTTGATCGCCGCACTGGTTTTGTTAAGGTAAGAAAaaattttcctcttcttttgaATCTTATTTCCagttgttttgttctttttttatgttgggtGTCCATATTAGTGAAAACCACTGTTAAATTGAGCTCAAAACGAAGATCAATTTTACTACAAGTTCCTCTGCCATGCTGAATTTTGGTTTGGAGCATTTGTTCTGAACCATTTCACATTTCAATTGGAACCCAAATCAGAAAAAATCTGATCGATTCAAGATTCGCTCAAAGCAATCTCACTGGACCAGTTGCTCTTTGCACAAAAAGCGAGTATGGTGCTGGGCTTTTTGGTGAGGAACTGAGACAGTGttggttttgatgattttttactaCCGCTTGCTGTTTTCACTCATGGTTCATCATGTGAGTGGactttattaaatataattgctCACAGAGTAGAGAAGTTGAGTGCTTCTGTTTAGGATTCTGGGTGGCATTGGTTGCTCTGCTGTTTTTGTTGGATATGATAGCTGTGCATGTGTCCACATATTGGTTGCGTAATTTTGTTGTGAAGGAAATTAGTAACTTATTAATTCCAAGTTTTTAAATGCAGCTGatgtttaatgaaataatgtGAAGGTCAAAGTTTAGCCAGAACTAGTTTCTGTGCTAAGGAAATTCCACTTCATTGTGGTAGTCAATTTCAATATTTGTAAAATACACGCATTCCACCCAGAATAAAGGATCGTAACATTCAACATATATGGAGTGACATGTAATTATGTTTGGTAAATAGCATGTTATTGATTCAATTGGATTTGATGTGGTCGAATTCAGtgctatattatttttctgtCTTCCTTCCTCACAAAATTTCATTTCTTGATTACTGAGATGATTTCATGCTGTTATATTGGTCATGAAAATTGACAATAACATTGGCCTGTTGTCTTTGTTGAAAAATTCTGAAACAAATATTCTTTCATTAAGTTGACACATATTTATTTTGCAAGGGCTACGCGCTGATAGAATATGAGAAGTTTGAGCAAGCAGAGAATGCAATAGCTTCAATGAATGGGGGAACATTGCTCGAACAGATTATCTATGTTGATTGGGCCTTCAGCAATGGCCCCAGCAATTGGGCCTCCAGAAGAAAGAACATGAGGTCTGTCTCTATGCCGTACTTTTGTAAGCTGAAAATTATTGGAGATGATATATTATCAGAGAGAGAAGATGTCAGTGAAATTAAATGTGTCTCTCCTGAAATGATCAATGTTTCtctgaatttcaaaaaaattacaatatctGGGATCTTTTAGCTCTGTAAATTGCATGTTGAAGTTTTAAATTATGTCCCAACCTGCCTGTAGTctgtaaaggaaaaaacaatggCTGGCAATGATAGATTTCTAGGAGTTGTATTACCAGACTGTACCCAAACCTGGTCAAATTCAAGGTGCCATTATATTTAGTGAATGAAAGCAAAACATAGTGCTCTTCAGTTGGAGCAAACTTTTATTGAGTGATCTTAGATAACATGGTGAAATTCACACTGCTTCTAATGACATTGCGTCAAACTCAGACTGGGCAAATTGAAAATGGAAGAGTTGGCTTTGATGTGGATTGTCTTATGAAATGGTCCAGGCATTTTTAAGAGGCTATAAGCTTCAGCTTGTATCTTCCTGTTATTATTTCTTATGACTCTTTTGATcagtttaattgagaattgggGTTACAGTGAGTACTGGACATGATTTGAGCACAACTTCACAAGTACCTGCCTATGCATAATTTTGTGGCATGTCTATGTGGAAAGGAACTGGCCATTACTAATACATGCCTCCcagaacaactaaaaatatatgatagtATCTTCCTGAGGCTAGATCATGATGCTGTCCTCTCTGACTGTATATGAGTCGCTTCAAATCTTGAGTTAGATCTGGTCTGGCTTATTTGATATTTCTCTACTTGTGTCAGCTGGGAATATAACTTGTTGCCCTTTAAATTTTTGCAGACCTGAACGAACGAATCGCTCAAGGAGTCCTAGGAGGAGATATTAATGGGTTGTGATTTCCATTATGAAGGTGTATGAGTTTTCATTGAGGTGTTTGATACGTAATTATGATTGAAGATCGTGGTTGGTTCTTGTCTTCAATGGGTTTACGAATTGGTCACAAGTTTTTTCTGTGTTGTTGAATGGTGCTTGGGCTCTGATTAACGCTAACTTTTAAGTTTAGTAATCTGTGTATTTGGCGCTGATTTTGTACTAATCTTTAAGTTTAGTAATCTGGTTTATTTGGTCACTTgagatatgtattttttttccggtaCCGAAAGATTTTGGGAGGCGCAAAAAGTTCAATGTAGAACTTTTCTCATGTGAGGCAATTTTAGTTACTTTATTCGgcttttaaattcataaattttttaatcttgccCGTTCCAGATAGCAAGTGGTGTTTAGATCTTGGCAAGGAAGGCCATCATTCCTCTTTTTGGGAGTTACAGAAGCAGAATGGTCCTGCTTTCCAGGAGAGGAATCCCAACATTCGTACGAGCTAAATCATtagcatttttcatttttttttcggtACATGTAGGCctcttttgtaaattattttctaaattttctggtatttgattgtttattattagaaaaattaaaaaatttaatcaatgttttcagcaaaagaaaatttaaccTTGTTTTCAGtaaattatctttcttttatttgaggcaaaaaatattttacagaatttattatgaaaaatttagatatgttatattaaatttaatttttaatttttttattgttatatattttattttaaaattattttttaattttattcctcggaatttgatttaatttattttttatattaatttggatttttattttatttgtttgcttttcacttattattttcttaaatgaaaatttttatttattatatatggtttcataatttatttttatttgagattatttatgaaattgtaatttttttaattttatcatcttttaatttttttatatgtcaaatttgttctttattattttaattattatttattttatttgaataaatttatgaaattattttttttaaattttattttccaacttttttatctataagattttattcttgtttttttaataaatttgaaaaaaaaaaattaaaaacttatttttaattttatttttggaatagttaaacattaaaaaatattttctaatctatttttcatgatattattaaatattaaaaattaatttactttttaaaaatttattttataagaaaataacttaaaaaaaaaactaattttcagcAGTTATGCTGGGAAAGCTATCACTGGCACACTTCTGAACGACATGAAGGAACAAGTTTGCTCTAAGAGAAGGCCACTATTCACGTTGCGTAACATTCAGAAAATCAATGCACTTATGAAGGTCCTGACAATGTCGTCGTCATATGCTCAACTACCAAAACATTTCCCTTTCAGAACTGAGCTAAAAATGAATAATCGACTACTGTGTGTGATATCATCCACTTCATGATGAATGGTGTTGGAGGTACGTACGTCTACCAAGAGGAAGGAAGAAAGCCTCTAATGTAGCTTGCTCTTTTGCTTGTCAGAGTATCATCTTCATCACGAAATCACCAGATCCATTAGATACAATGTCACTgatgataattataatatctATTCAGCTTTTTCACAGTCTTGCTCCCCTCACCATTGAATTCCTTCGCTGTACAATCAATCGTGTTAGAAATTCTGCTCCTGATGATTCTAGTCTAATTCCAGCTTGCTCTCCCACAGCAAGCGAAAAAAGGTATGGTAATTTTTGCTGTTCTTCCTTGTTAAATGTACAATATTCGTGTATTTGTAGCAGCTCTGTGCGTGTATATTTCTGACATGTTCTTCTCTACGTTGTATGTTTTCTTCATGAAGCCACAGCGGTCCAATAATTAGCCATGCACGAGGTTGTTGGAGTGGCAATAGTGCGTGACCATACCCAATGAGTGCCCTCCACTCTTCGCATCTCTGCCAACTGTCATAATTATTAATGTGAGCAACATTCTTACTTAACATGTTTATGTTACCTTGGAAGAGTGTTTCAGATTAGAAGCTTGCAACAAGTAGAATTTAAGAGCATGAATTGTAGATAGAAAATATTGCTCAAATTTATGCCTCCTGAAAAACATTTCTAATGAATTTGCTGTCAAGAATGCTGGAAATTGTTGAAAATCAGAAACGGCAAATGAACAAGTGTTCCTTACTCTTCCATCCCTGAGCTCGAAGATAACTGAATCATCAGAAAATGGGATCGGCCTTGTTGGTGCCACCTGTGAATGTTCAAAACACTCATCATTGATTTCCCATCACTAATGCTGGCCAGCAGCCAGTCAGAAGACGAGttttaagaaaggaaaagaTACTTGTACCAACCTTTGGGTCACAGTTTCTATTAAAATCACTGTACTTCCGTGCAACGTTCTCCAAGCTGGCTGCAAAATCTTCATCTATGCAAACTTCTTCATTATTATCATTTCCCCTCTCTTGTGTTTGATCTTCATTCATTAATTGTCCCACATGAGGGAAGCCACAGTTTTTCCATCTCCATGTCATTTGGTCCATATACCTAACGTATACTTTTCCATCTGAACCTATAAGAAAAAGTTGATTACCTTCAAAACATGGGCTAGGGGAAGTGATCAAGGTTACACCTTTATTAGGTGTTCCATGTTCAATCCAATTCCAGCCATCACCAGTATTCCAATGATATTCAACTAGTCCACCATCTTCTGAAAGCATAAATAGTGAGCCTGTGAGTGATAGTGAGGATGGTCTCATAGCAGTTCCTGGCGATCTTGATAGAACCAAATGTTGAGACTGATAATGCTCATGCCACAATTCAGTCACTTTGTTGTACTGGTATAGCCTCCCATTCCTTCCAGTGACAAACACTACGTTATCCCGGAACAGCTCCTGGTCAACAATACTTGCAACTTTGGTATCTGGAGGGTTTCGACAATCTTTCCATTTGAATTTCCTCAGGGCAACCTGCATAGAAATTTGATTAACGGATCAGCAATGAGCTGCTTTATAGTTCTGGGAAAATCACAGAAATACTCTCTGCTTTGGCTTTCTAGCCTAAAGTCGGTGTTTAAAGTAATATTCcagaatttttgtttcaattgatTGATAATGTTTCTTGGTTGCCTGGTGACATGAAATACTACTTGTATGTATGGATGGTGATGGTGACAATGACTAAGTGAAAAATTAAGTGAACcataagaaggaaaagaaattctCTGATGCTTTTAATCTTTTGGATGTATGGGAGTCATAGACCAATAGAAATACTTTGGTTTATTCTACTTACTGTGAACTGCAGCAGCCTTCCATTTTTGCTCACAAAGAAGATTGCATCTTCTGGTGTAACTTTCGGATCTTTACCTGGAATTCCATCCCATGGAGGGCCTCCAATAACACGCCCGAGATTCCTCATGGCAGTGCAATTTACCCATGTTAGCCCCTCATCGCTCCTTTCTCTCATAAGCAGACTCCCGTAAATGTCTACCAAAAAGAGACTTCCATTGTAGTTTCCAAGGGCACCTTTCATTGGTGTTGAGTGATCATGCCTCAGCCACAGCCATAAATTCTCGGCATAAAGATGTTCATAAGTCAAACCATCATCAGTAACAAGGAAAAATGATTTGCCTCCATGTATCATTCGCAGACGAAAGTTATTGTTGATCCAATTATCTGGGAAACTATATCCTTCCAAAACTTTATTCGGTCCATTGGCACCTGCAAATAGGTAATCTTCTTGTGCTTTACTTCCCTTTCGCCTTCTTGCCATTGATCTTGTAATTCCTTGTTCATTTGGCTCATCTTTTATGCCTTCAAGGCAGTTCATGGGTCCACGTTCTTCTCTGCAATACTCTGCATTCCAACCTTCAGTCTCTGGGGCGTCTATCATTGACCATACATATTTAACCGATGCTCTTTTTCGGAGATTTACTTGATGGTTCGGCCCAGTATTTTCTCCACCCAGTCCAGGTAGATGCAATTCTGCAAGTCTACCATCATGCAGTGGGAAAACTATTCTGCCAGCTTGAAGTGGTATCCCAGCAATTCCACTTGCAACTTTCGCATGCGGAGGATGCATATGACTCAACCATGCTTCGGGAATTTGGTTTTCCTGATCAGTGCCTGTCTtcgtgtgaaaaaaaaaaaaaacctggctTACAATATTGTTACTACAAACAGCGAGCATTTTCcaatgacaaaaagaaaaaagcaaatcacTGAAAATCATGGTTTtatcttgttgattttttaaaaatccatgaTCTACCAGAAATGCTTTAAGAAATGGTTCCAAAACAAGAAGTCAttcatttgtgatttttgttcttcCAAAATTTCTTTACTAGACATTTTGAAAGCTATTAATTTCATTCAAGAAGCAGTGTGGGTGAATAAACCTATTGTAAATACTCCTATACATCTATTAGTTTTATTGCTAGCTATATGCGTCGAAAGCTTCTCTATTATGCAACATTTATGGATAACTTTCAAAATACACCGAGggctttgaaagaaaaatggattCCAATGAATGGCTCTGAGAATCTTAATGTGCGATTAGAGGAAGTTATTTACTATTTTCAGGTCTTGCTTTTCACCAGCCAGTCATGGCACATGGAACTCCCTAGGAGTTTCAGAAGTTTCcctttcccttcccttccctggTGTAGGTTATTTGGAAGTTTCCAGTCCTTTGACGAGCCACCTTAACTATTCTAAGAGATACACAAAACCTACTCCTATATATGTTTACTGATTTAAAATAAACTGGTTACTTGTTCACAGCTCATGGAATGCCATTCTCTGATGGCTTTCCAGAAGATGTATTTTCCATAGTTCCATGTGCGAGTCTCAGAGAAGTGAATTGGAATACATTTGtatgaaaagggaaaaacatatGTAGATTGTCCTTGTTATGCAACTGTCCTTCACTGACTCCATGGAGGAATATCATTAGAAAGCATAAGAAAAGGAATAGTGAAAGGCCTCATCGTTTATAGATTCTGAAGAATTTATACCACCTGCTTCACTCACCTGACTGTTTCAATATTCGATACTCAAAAACCGATCCAGACGATGTGgtgaaaaataatgataagaatttttcatttgtCTCATCTTGTACAACTGGTGTGATAGATGTCAACTTATGATCTTTGGGACTTCCATGGACTATCCATTTCCACTTTCTTTGGTTTAATCGTCTCTCTACCAATTTACCACCCTGGATATACAGAAAATATtgtgagtagaggtcagatGATAATTTGGCTTTCTGGAAAACATTTCTTCTGCACATTATTCCCCCTGTTTGTGTTGCCTTTTTATCACTTACTGTTGTATGGGTGTGtgtagtaatttgtttttttttacagataTGGTACCTTAGttagaagaaaaagagagatggaGTATTCTCCACTCAAGCCATGTAGTGTGCATCCCCTTGATGGCATCAGAGAAGCATCTGCTACT is a window encoding:
- the LOC7467973 gene encoding RNA-binding protein Y14, whose translation is MANTEAEAVDFEPEEDDLMDEDGAADADASSSPRAPLPKLKSAITGGSASSSLSAPKKTKGRGFREEVDAERQSRLSGRGFDSLGSDGGPGPQRSVEGWIILVSGVHEEAQDDHLQEAFGEFGEIKNLHLNLDRRTGFVKGYALIEYEKFEQAENAIASMNGGTLLEQIIYVDWAFSNGPSNWASRRKNMRPERTNRSRSPRRRY
- the LOC7478509 gene encoding uncharacterized protein LOC7478509 isoform X2 — protein: MYRNLFITRFCHATMPCFHLIFFILVLLSLSLGSASWCPHNYAQQKNREFEQKTDRFWEFQEQSNTWVEVELPYELVSCVNDNCTKVGKIHPVKRDVEENSERENDDSKKNENLKRKVEDGGTEANSEIVLPLRKRISLTKMSESSIWVTGESGSIYERFWNGIQWVIAPHDLPVLTGHAICVFIVNQTILTLSEAGTLYQMMLGESSQPIWVEFTPTLDESTNREAEESSLMLINSGVISHDGLKIYFCTKNGSLLELSEAEPPRWENHGRPPGADVAAIVDAATIRPDVVYTISSTGDLYEYDRSSKPSWKKHIWAEGTVADASLMPSRGCTLHGLSGEYSISLFLLTKGGKLVERRLNQRKWKWIVHGSPKDHKLTSITPVVQDETNEKFLSLFFTTSSGSVFEYRILKQSGTDQENQIPEAWLSHMHPPHAKVASGIAGIPLQAGRIVFPLHDGRLAELHLPGLGGENTGPNHQVNLRKRASVKYVWSMIDAPETEGWNAEYCREERGPMNCLEGIKDEPNEQGITRSMARRRKGSKAQEDYLFAGANGPNKVLEGYSFPDNWINNNFRLRMIHGGKSFFLVTDDGLTYEHLYAENLWLWLRHDHSTPMKGALGNYNGSLFLVDIYGSLLMRERSDEGLTWVNCTAMRNLGRVIGGPPWDGIPGKDPKVTPEDAIFFVSKNGRLLQFTVALRKFKWKDCRNPPDTKVASIVDQELFRDNVVFVTGRNGRLYQYNKVTELWHEHYQSQHLVLSRSPGTAMRPSSLSLTGSLFMLSEDGGLVEYHWNTGDGWNWIEHGTPNKGVTLITSPSPCFEGNQLFLIGSDGKVYVRYMDQMTWRWKNCGFPHVGQLMNEDQTQERGNDNNEEVCIDEDFAASLENVARKYSDFNRNCDPKVAPTRPIPFSDDSVIFELRDGRLAEMRRVEGTHWVWSRTIATPTTSCMANYWTAVAS
- the LOC7478509 gene encoding uncharacterized protein LOC7478509 isoform X1; translation: MYRNLFITRFCHATMPCFHLIFFILVLLSLSLGSASWCPHNYAQQKNREFEQKTDRFWEFQEQSNTWVEVELPYELVSCVNDNCTKVGKIHPVKRDVEENSERENDDSKKNENLKRKVEDGGTEANSEIVLPLRKRISLTKMSESSIWVTGESGSIYERFWNGIQWVIAPHDLPVLTGHAICVFIVNQTILTLSEAGTLYQMMLGESSQPIWVEFTPTLDESTNREAEESSLMLINSGVISHDGLKIYFCTKNGSLLELSEAEPPRWENHGRPPGADVAAIVDAATIRPDVVYTISSTGDLYEYDRSSKPSWKKHIWAEGTVADASLMPSRGCTLHGLSGEYSISLFLLTKGGKLVERRLNQRKWKWIVHGSPKDHKLTSITPVVQDETNEKFLSLFFTTSSGSVFEYRILKQSGTDQENQIPEAWLSHMHPPHAKVASGIAGIPLQAGRIVFPLHDGRLAELHLPGLGGENTGPNHQVNLRKRASVKYVWSMIDAPETEGWNAEYCREERGPMNCLEGIKDEPNEQGITRSMARRRKGSKAQEDYLFAGANGPNKVLEGYSFPDNWINNNFRLRMIHGGKSFFLVTDDGLTYEHLYAENLWLWLRHDHSTPMKGALGNYNGSLFLVDIYGSLLMRERSDEGLTWVNCTAMRNLGRVIGGPPWDGIPGKDPKVTPEDAIFFVSKNGRLLQFTVALRKFKWKDCRNPPDTKVASIVDQELFRDNVVFVTGRNGRLYQYNKVTELWHEHYQSQHLVLSRSPGTAMRPSSLSLTGSLFMLSEDGGLVEYHWNTGDGWNWIEHGTPNKGVTLITSPSPCFEGNQLFLIGSDGKVYVRYMDQMTWRWKNCGFPHVGQLMNEDQTQERGNDNNEEVCIDEDFAASLENVARKYSDFNRNCDPKVAPTRPIPFSDDSVIFELRDGRVRNTCSFAVSDFQQFPAFLTANSLEMFFRRHKFEQYFLSTIHALKFYLLQASNLKHSSKVT